The following are encoded in a window of Bacillota bacterium genomic DNA:
- the fabK gene encoding enoyl-[acyl-carrier-protein] reductase FabK — protein sequence MLKTEICELLGIEYPILQGGMAWVSEAKLAAAVSEGGGLGIIGTGQAPPDWVQTQIRAAKSLTDKPFGVNVMLLSPFADEVMRVVFEERVAVVTTGAGNPGKYINALREVGCRVIPVVPSVALARRLEQTGVDALIAEGMESGGHIGELTTMVLVPQIVDAVSLPVIAAGGIGDGRGVAAAFALGAKGVQLGTRFICAEECTVHPLVKEKVLKAKDRDTVVSGRSTGHPVRCLKNKLTRQFEELEARQASPEELEKLGVGKLRAAMVEGDVEYGSVMAGQIAALVNEIKPAAEIIRQLVSETEQVVERLARAGETK from the coding sequence GTGCTTAAGACCGAGATTTGTGAATTGCTGGGTATCGAGTACCCGATTCTGCAGGGCGGGATGGCCTGGGTTTCGGAGGCCAAGCTGGCGGCGGCTGTTTCCGAAGGCGGCGGCCTGGGGATTATCGGCACCGGTCAGGCACCGCCGGACTGGGTCCAAACGCAGATACGCGCCGCAAAATCGCTTACAGACAAGCCGTTCGGCGTAAACGTCATGCTGCTCTCGCCGTTTGCGGACGAGGTTATGCGGGTGGTTTTCGAGGAACGCGTGGCCGTGGTCACCACCGGAGCCGGCAACCCGGGCAAGTACATCAATGCGCTGCGGGAGGTGGGCTGCCGGGTGATACCGGTCGTACCTTCGGTCGCCTTGGCCCGGCGTCTGGAGCAGACCGGAGTGGACGCCCTGATCGCGGAGGGCATGGAGTCCGGCGGCCACATCGGGGAATTGACGACCATGGTGCTGGTACCCCAGATTGTGGATGCCGTCAGCCTCCCGGTGATCGCCGCCGGAGGCATCGGTGACGGCCGGGGGGTAGCGGCGGCGTTCGCGCTGGGTGCGAAGGGGGTACAGTTGGGTACTCGCTTCATCTGCGCCGAGGAGTGCACGGTACATCCGTTGGTGAAGGAGAAGGTCCTCAAAGCCAAGGACCGGGACACCGTAGTCAGCGGGCGGAGCACCGGTCATCCGGTAAGGTGCCTTAAGAATAAGCTGACGCGGCAGTTCGAGGAATTGGAGGCCAGGCAGGCCTCCCCGGAAGAGCTGGAGAAGTTGGGAGTGGGCAAACTGCGGGCGGCCATGGTGGAAGGGGATGTGGAATACGGTTCGGTGATGGCGGGCCAGATTGCGGCCCTGGTCAACGAAATCAAGCCGGCCGCGGAAATCATCCGGCAACTGGTGTCGGAGACGGAACAGGTCGTGGAACGGTTGGCCCGAGCGGGAGAAACCAAATGA
- the fabD gene encoding ACP S-malonyltransferase, which yields MKTAFLFPGQGSQYVGMGEELHRNYPVVRRVFTRADEILGFSLTRLCFEGPREELQKTANTQPAVFAVSIACFEVLREKGITPDVVAGHSLGEYTALAVAGAFLFEDGLRLVRRRGQLMQEAVPLGTGGMVAVLGLEREALKEIVAEAGRAGVISPANFNCPGQVVLAGEMPALERAVDLAKQAGAKKCVPLSVSGPFHSSLMRSAGERLAQALDGIEIRDPQTPVVANVDGRFLTAAADVRAALVRQIYSPVRWEEGIQALIGAGVRTFVEVGPGKVLSGLVKKIASREAVILNVEDGDSLQKVLARLEEVG from the coding sequence ATGAAAACGGCCTTTTTGTTTCCCGGCCAGGGTTCCCAGTACGTGGGCATGGGTGAAGAGTTGCACCGCAACTACCCGGTGGTGAGGCGGGTCTTCACCCGTGCCGATGAAATCCTCGGCTTTTCCCTGACCCGGCTTTGTTTTGAAGGGCCCCGGGAGGAACTCCAGAAAACGGCCAACACTCAGCCGGCGGTGTTTGCGGTCAGTATTGCCTGTTTCGAAGTGCTCCGCGAAAAAGGAATCACACCGGACGTAGTCGCCGGACACAGCCTGGGTGAGTATACCGCCCTGGCCGTGGCCGGCGCCTTTTTGTTCGAGGATGGTTTGCGCCTGGTGCGCCGGCGGGGACAGCTCATGCAGGAAGCCGTTCCCCTTGGGACCGGCGGTATGGTGGCCGTCCTGGGACTGGAGCGGGAAGCCCTCAAGGAAATCGTGGCCGAGGCCGGGCGGGCGGGCGTGATCAGCCCGGCCAATTTCAACTGCCCCGGACAGGTGGTGCTGGCGGGAGAAATGCCTGCTCTGGAGCGGGCCGTGGACCTGGCGAAACAGGCCGGAGCAAAGAAGTGCGTGCCGCTTTCGGTCAGCGGGCCGTTTCACTCCTCCCTGATGCGCAGCGCCGGGGAACGTCTGGCTCAAGCGCTTGACGGCATCGAGATCAGAGATCCCCAAACGCCGGTGGTGGCCAACGTTGACGGCCGGTTCCTGACGGCGGCGGCGGACGTAAGGGCGGCACTGGTCCGGCAGATTTACAGTCCGGTCCGCTGGGAGGAAGGGATACAGGCGCTTATTGGGGCTGGAGTGCGCACTTTTGTGGAAGTAGGCCCCGGCAAAGTACTGTCCGGGCTGGTCAAAAAGATCGCCTCCCGGGAGGCCGTCATCCTGAACGTGGAGGACGGAGATTCCCTGCAAAAAGTCCTTGCTCGCCTGGAGGAGGTTGGCTAG
- the fabG gene encoding 3-oxoacyl-[acyl-carrier-protein] reductase — protein sequence MRLDGRTALVTGASRGIGRAVALALAAAGADLVLNYASNTTAAEQVAAEAERSGSRVLLFRADISRPQEAAELVQAGLNGFGGLDILVNNAGITRDNLLLRMTDQDWDEVLNVNLKGAFNTTRAALRPMIKARRGRIINISSVIGLRGNAGQANYAAAKAGLIGFTKSVAREVGSRHITVNAIAPGFIQTEMTQGLSPAVRERMVSEIPLGRLGTPEDVAALVVFLAGDAAGYITGQVIAVDGGMAL from the coding sequence ATGAGACTTGACGGAAGAACGGCCTTGGTGACCGGGGCCTCGCGTGGTATCGGGCGGGCCGTGGCTTTGGCTCTGGCCGCCGCCGGGGCCGACTTGGTCCTGAACTACGCCAGCAACACCACGGCGGCCGAGCAGGTGGCGGCCGAAGCCGAACGTTCAGGCTCCAGAGTGCTGTTGTTCCGGGCTGATATCTCCCGGCCGCAGGAAGCGGCAGAGTTGGTCCAGGCCGGACTTAACGGATTCGGAGGTCTGGACATCCTGGTGAATAACGCCGGGATTACCCGGGATAACCTGCTACTGCGGATGACTGATCAAGATTGGGACGAGGTATTGAACGTAAATCTGAAAGGGGCTTTCAACACCACCCGGGCGGCACTCCGGCCCATGATCAAAGCCCGCCGGGGCCGGATCATCAATATTTCGTCCGTGATCGGACTGCGGGGTAACGCTGGTCAGGCGAACTATGCCGCTGCAAAGGCGGGCCTGATCGGATTCACCAAGTCGGTGGCCAGGGAAGTCGGTTCGCGCCACATCACGGTGAATGCGATTGCGCCGGGCTTCATCCAGACCGAAATGACCCAGGGACTGTCCCCGGCGGTGCGTGAGCGCATGGTTTCCGAGATTCCGCTGGGGCGTTTAGGCACCCCTGAGGACGTGGCGGCGTTGGTCGTCTTTTTGGCCGGTGATGCGGCGGGATATATCACCGGGCAGGTGATCGCCGTCGACGGCGGTATGGCCTTATAG
- a CDS encoding acyl carrier protein: MSEKFQKIQSLIVEQLGVDEEEVTIEASFVDDLGADSLDLVELVMAFEEAFEIRIPDEDAEKIRTVGDAVTYIDERS; this comes from the coding sequence ATGTCTGAAAAGTTTCAAAAAATACAATCACTGATTGTGGAACAACTGGGGGTGGACGAAGAAGAGGTTACTATAGAGGCCTCATTTGTAGATGATCTTGGCGCTGATTCCCTGGACCTGGTGGAACTGGTGATGGCCTTTGAGGAGGCTTTTGAGATACGCATTCCCGATGAGGATGCCGAAAAGATCCGTACCGTCGGCGACGCCGTAACCTACATTGACGAACGGAGTTAG
- the fabF gene encoding beta-ketoacyl-ACP synthase II, producing the protein MRPRVVITGMGVITPLGTGLEPFWSALVAGRSGIRSIQSFDAGAFRTRIAGEVPDFEPTDYIEKKEARRMDRYAQFAVAGAGMAIKDAGLELEGLRRERVGVVIGSGIGGMHTFEEQARVLFERGPDRVSPFFVPMMIGNMAAGQIGLTYRLCGPNVTVVTACASGNHAIGDAFKVIQRQDADIIISGGTEASITPLGLAGFCAMKATSARNDAPEQASRPFDAERDGFVMSEGCGILVLESLEHARQRGAPRIYAEVVGYGTSCDAYHITAPDPEGLGAARSMQAALRDAAVEPDGVDYINAHGTSTSLNDRVETIAIKSVFGPAASRLAVSSTKSMTGHLLGAAGGLEAVICALVLQRQVIPPTINYEYPDPECDLDYVPNSAREARVRVCLSNAFGFGGHNATLAFRRYEDGDR; encoded by the coding sequence TTGCGGCCGCGAGTGGTAATTACCGGTATGGGGGTGATCACGCCCCTGGGCACCGGTCTGGAGCCGTTCTGGTCCGCCCTGGTCGCGGGGCGTTCCGGAATCAGAAGCATCCAGTCGTTTGACGCCGGCGCTTTCAGAACACGGATCGCCGGTGAAGTGCCCGATTTCGAACCGACGGACTACATCGAGAAGAAAGAAGCCCGGCGTATGGACCGTTACGCGCAGTTTGCGGTGGCCGGCGCGGGGATGGCCATTAAAGACGCCGGTCTTGAACTGGAAGGCTTGCGCCGGGAGCGGGTGGGAGTGGTCATTGGTTCCGGAATCGGCGGCATGCACACCTTCGAGGAACAGGCCCGGGTTCTGTTCGAACGTGGGCCCGACCGCGTGAGCCCCTTTTTTGTCCCGATGATGATCGGGAATATGGCGGCCGGCCAGATCGGGTTGACCTACAGGCTGTGCGGGCCCAACGTGACCGTGGTTACCGCCTGCGCGTCCGGCAACCACGCGATCGGGGACGCCTTCAAGGTAATCCAGCGCCAAGATGCCGACATCATCATCTCCGGCGGCACGGAGGCCTCGATCACCCCGCTGGGCTTGGCCGGTTTTTGCGCGATGAAGGCGACGTCGGCGCGTAACGACGCCCCCGAGCAGGCCTCGCGGCCCTTTGACGCCGAGCGGGACGGGTTCGTTATGTCCGAGGGCTGCGGCATTCTGGTACTGGAAAGTCTGGAACACGCCCGGCAACGAGGGGCTCCGCGGATTTACGCCGAGGTCGTCGGGTACGGCACCAGTTGCGACGCCTACCACATCACCGCCCCCGATCCGGAAGGATTGGGCGCGGCACGTTCGATGCAGGCCGCTCTGCGCGACGCGGCCGTCGAACCGGACGGGGTGGACTACATCAACGCCCACGGTACTTCAACGTCCTTGAATGACCGGGTGGAGACCATCGCCATCAAGAGCGTTTTCGGCCCCGCTGCCTCCAGACTGGCGGTCAGTTCAACCAAGTCCATGACCGGACACCTTCTGGGCGCCGCGGGAGGCCTGGAGGCGGTGATCTGCGCCCTGGTGCTCCAGCGGCAGGTAATCCCCCCGACAATCAACTATGAATATCCGGACCCGGAATGCGACCTGGACTACGTGCCGAACTCGGCCCGGGAGGCCCGGGTGCGGGTTTGCCTGTCCAACGCCTTCGGCTTTGGCGGTCACAACGCCACCCTGGCTTTTCGAAGGTACGAGGACGGTGACCGGTAG
- the rnc gene encoding ribonuclease III — protein MVPFTDLVEFQEGIGLFWRDPGLLLEALTHSSYSYEHPGHRHNQRLEFLGDAVLEIAVSDHLYRRLPDAPEGDLTKIRAAVVCEPALAHVAREMNLGMYLRMGRGEELSGGRERPSVLADALEALLGALYLDQGLETARWFALQRLEPIIRATLAGKGEADYKTRLQELLQKRSAEPLRYVIIKEEGPDHDKLFTAGVMYRGKVLGRGTGRTKKEAEQHAAREALVSFERSEQHH, from the coding sequence GTGGTGCCGTTCACAGACCTGGTGGAATTCCAGGAGGGAATCGGGCTCTTCTGGCGGGATCCGGGTCTTTTGCTTGAAGCGCTGACGCACAGCTCATACAGCTACGAGCACCCGGGTCACCGGCACAACCAGCGGTTGGAATTTCTCGGCGACGCGGTGCTGGAAATCGCGGTCAGTGATCATCTGTACCGGCGGTTGCCCGACGCTCCCGAGGGCGACCTTACCAAAATCCGGGCCGCCGTGGTGTGCGAACCGGCATTGGCCCATGTGGCCCGGGAGATGAACTTGGGCATGTACCTGCGCATGGGCCGAGGGGAAGAACTGTCAGGCGGCAGAGAGCGCCCCTCGGTACTCGCCGACGCGCTGGAGGCGTTGCTGGGTGCGCTGTATCTCGACCAGGGCCTGGAGACCGCCCGGTGGTTTGCGCTGCAACGTCTGGAACCCATAATCCGCGCCACGCTGGCCGGCAAGGGGGAGGCCGACTACAAGACCAGGCTGCAGGAGCTTTTGCAGAAAAGGTCGGCCGAGCCGTTGCGCTACGTGATCATTAAGGAAGAGGGCCCGGACCACGATAAGTTGTTCACCGCCGGTGTGATGTACCGGGGCAAGGTCCTGGGCCGCGGTACCGGACGGACGAAGAAAGAGGCCGAACAGCACGCGGCCAGGGAGGCGCTGGTCAGTTTTGAGCGCTCAGAACAGCATCACTAG
- the ftsY gene encoding signal recognition particle-docking protein FtsY has protein sequence MGLFSRLKQSLTKTREVLAEKVEGLVYGRTTVDESLYEELEEVLIQADVGVETSLGLVARVRERMKAQRLDDPTKLKPILKDELRQIFAGGDDTANLSLDGKPAVVLVVGVNGTGKTTSIGKLAYLFRQEGKKVLLAAADTFRAAAIDQLEIWSKRAGAELIRHGEGADPAAVVYDAIQAARAREADVLIIDTAGRLHTRVNLMEELKKVFRVVARELPGAPHEVLLVLDATTGHNAVSQAKMFGEAVGVTGIVLTKLDGTAKGGIVVAIRNSQQIPVKLVGTGEKIEDLSYFNAGEFVDGLLG, from the coding sequence ATGGGCTTATTCAGCCGCCTGAAACAGAGCCTGACCAAGACCCGGGAGGTACTGGCCGAGAAGGTGGAGGGCCTGGTGTACGGGAGGACGACCGTAGACGAGTCCCTCTACGAGGAACTGGAAGAGGTGTTGATTCAAGCCGACGTCGGCGTGGAGACGTCCCTGGGACTTGTGGCCCGGGTACGCGAGCGGATGAAGGCGCAAAGACTCGATGACCCAACCAAGCTCAAACCGATTCTCAAGGACGAATTGCGGCAGATCTTTGCGGGCGGGGATGACACCGCAAACTTAAGTCTGGACGGGAAACCGGCGGTGGTTCTGGTGGTGGGAGTCAACGGCACGGGGAAGACGACCTCGATCGGCAAGCTGGCCTACCTGTTCCGCCAAGAGGGAAAGAAAGTGCTGCTGGCGGCGGCCGACACTTTCAGAGCGGCGGCGATTGACCAACTGGAAATCTGGTCGAAAAGAGCCGGGGCGGAATTGATCCGGCACGGTGAGGGGGCCGATCCGGCGGCCGTGGTTTACGACGCCATCCAGGCCGCCCGGGCGCGGGAGGCCGACGTGTTGATCATCGACACGGCCGGCCGGCTGCACACCAGGGTTAACCTGATGGAAGAGCTGAAGAAAGTATTCCGGGTGGTGGCCCGGGAACTGCCGGGTGCGCCTCACGAAGTCTTGCTGGTTTTGGATGCGACCACCGGGCACAACGCGGTCAGCCAGGCCAAAATGTTCGGCGAGGCCGTCGGCGTGACCGGGATCGTGCTGACCAAACTGGACGGTACCGCCAAAGGCGGGATCGTAGTGGCGATCCGGAACTCGCAGCAGATACCGGTCAAGCTGGTGGGCACCGGCGAGAAAATCGAAGACCTATCGTATTTCAATGCCGGCGAGTTCGTGGACGGGCTGCTGGGGTAG
- the mtnP gene encoding S-methyl-5'-thioadenosine phosphorylase yields MTVRIALIGGTGVYDPAMLSDLREEHVTTPYGDVGLKVGRLEGREVAFMARHGQGHSVPPHLVNYRANIMALKQLGVRSILATAAVGSLNLDMEPGHFVFCDQFLDFTKSRAQTFFEGGPEGVVHVDMTEPYCPELRALLGKAAAALKAAVHPVGTYAATEGPRFESPAEIRMLRQLGADLAGMTGVPEVVLAREAEICYATICMVTNFAAGISPGRLTHEEVLEAMQVNAAKIRSLIADTVLLIDPERKCLCHEAVRGPVAGPDDNGGQSPVVGGRSPVVGGRSPVVGGRSGSRNQSGAVPQEEQ; encoded by the coding sequence ATGACGGTGAGGATCGCCCTGATTGGCGGAACCGGGGTGTACGACCCGGCCATGTTGAGTGACTTACGTGAGGAGCATGTGACCACCCCTTACGGGGACGTCGGCTTAAAAGTCGGCCGTCTCGAGGGACGGGAGGTCGCGTTTATGGCCCGCCACGGCCAGGGGCATTCGGTGCCGCCGCACCTGGTCAACTACCGGGCCAACATCATGGCCCTGAAGCAACTGGGTGTGCGGAGCATTCTGGCCACCGCCGCCGTCGGTTCATTGAACCTGGATATGGAGCCCGGACACTTTGTGTTCTGTGACCAGTTCCTGGACTTTACCAAGTCCCGGGCTCAGACTTTCTTTGAGGGCGGCCCGGAGGGCGTGGTGCACGTGGATATGACCGAGCCGTACTGTCCCGAACTCCGGGCGCTGTTGGGAAAGGCCGCGGCGGCTCTGAAGGCGGCGGTGCATCCGGTCGGTACCTATGCCGCCACGGAAGGCCCCCGTTTCGAGAGTCCGGCCGAGATCAGAATGCTGAGACAACTCGGCGCCGACTTGGCCGGGATGACCGGAGTCCCGGAAGTGGTACTCGCCCGGGAAGCCGAAATTTGCTACGCCACCATCTGCATGGTCACCAACTTCGCGGCGGGCATTTCGCCCGGCCGGCTGACCCACGAAGAGGTACTGGAAGCTATGCAAGTGAACGCCGCCAAGATCCGTTCCCTGATTGCGGACACCGTGCTCCTGATCGACCCGGAACGCAAATGCCTGTGCCACGAGGCGGTGCGGGGCCCGGTGGCGGGGCCGGACGATAATGGTGGTCAGTCGCCGGTGGTCGGTGGTCGGTCGCCGGTGGTCGGTGGTCGGTCGCCGGTGGTCGGTGGTCGGTCCGGCTCTCGGAATCAAAGCGGTGCCGTACCGCAAGAGGAACAGTGA
- the mtnA gene encoding S-methyl-5-thioribose-1-phosphate isomerase, with protein sequence MSVETLYWKDGRLYVLDQTRLPEETAYVACSSYRNAAEAIKAMRVRGAPAIGAVGAFGLVLGALETGGDRESFLARLHEIAGELRDTRPTAVNLGWALERMLARAAGTPGEPGVLRGALLAEAEAIVREDIEANRRMGLFGRDLIPDPARILTHCNAGALATAGYGTALGVIRAAREAGKQVKVFAGETRPFLQGARLTAWELMREGIEVVLIADNMAGYLMAREGLDLVIVGADRVAANGDVANKIGTYSLAVLARTHGLPFYVAAPLSTIDLRTAAGPDIPIEERDPAELTHFRDCRVAPPEVAVWNPAFDITPNELITALITDAGVLRPPFGGALRRAVGGGCGK encoded by the coding sequence ATGTCCGTCGAGACCCTGTACTGGAAGGACGGCCGGCTGTACGTGCTCGACCAGACCAGGCTGCCGGAGGAAACGGCCTACGTCGCCTGTAGTTCCTACCGGAACGCCGCCGAGGCCATCAAGGCGATGCGGGTCCGGGGGGCACCCGCCATCGGAGCCGTGGGGGCCTTTGGTCTGGTGCTGGGTGCGCTGGAAACCGGCGGGGACCGGGAGTCCTTTCTGGCCCGCTTGCACGAGATCGCCGGTGAACTCCGGGACACCCGGCCTACGGCGGTGAACCTGGGTTGGGCCCTGGAACGCATGCTGGCGCGGGCGGCAGGCACCCCGGGCGAACCCGGGGTGTTGCGAGGCGCCCTGCTGGCTGAGGCGGAGGCCATCGTGCGGGAAGACATCGAGGCCAACCGCCGGATGGGGCTCTTCGGCCGGGACTTGATCCCGGACCCGGCCCGGATTCTAACCCACTGCAATGCGGGGGCGCTGGCTACAGCCGGCTACGGTACGGCCCTGGGGGTGATCCGGGCGGCCCGGGAGGCGGGGAAACAGGTCAAGGTTTTTGCCGGGGAGACGCGGCCGTTCCTGCAGGGCGCACGGCTGACGGCCTGGGAGTTGATGCGCGAGGGAATCGAGGTGGTACTGATCGCGGACAATATGGCCGGTTACCTGATGGCCCGGGAGGGGCTGGACCTGGTGATTGTGGGGGCCGACCGGGTGGCGGCCAACGGGGATGTGGCCAACAAGATCGGCACCTACAGCCTGGCGGTGCTGGCGCGGACGCACGGCCTTCCGTTCTACGTGGCGGCCCCGCTCTCCACGATCGACCTGCGGACGGCTGCCGGCCCCGACATTCCCATTGAAGAACGCGACCCCGCGGAATTAACTCATTTCCGTGACTGCCGGGTCGCTCCGCCGGAAGTGGCGGTTTGGAATCCGGCCTTCGATATCACCCCCAACGAACTGATCACCGCCCTGATTACCGATGCCGGGGTGCTTAGGCCTCCCTTTGGGGGAGCTCTCCGCCGGGCAGTGGGTGGGGGATGTGGAAAATGA
- a CDS encoding adenosylhomocysteinase, with product MMNCAIRNPALAPQGRVKIDWVRAHMPVLGAIRAEFERSRPFAGVKIAVSVHLEAKTAYLAEVLKAGGAVVAVTGCNPLSTQDDVAAALVEAGIAVFAWHDPTPEEYRTHLIQTLENGPGIVIDDGGDLVHLLHTDLVHLAPGVIGGCEETTTGVIRLRALAREGRLAFPMFAVNDAHTKYLFDNRYGTGESVWSGIMRTTNLLVAGKAVVVFGYGWCGRGIAMRARGLGANVVVCEVDPVRAIEAHMDGYRVMPSLAAARLGNVFISATGCRDVLRAEHFRVMSDQALLANAGHFNVEISGPDLERLAVSRRAVRPNIEEFRLADGRRLYLLARGRLVNLAAGDGHPAEIMDMSFAVQALTARYVLEHAGGLEKKLYPVPPEIDRRVAGLKLESLGIELDRLSPEQEEYLTGWEPA from the coding sequence ATGATGAACTGCGCCATCCGAAATCCGGCCCTGGCGCCACAGGGCCGAGTGAAGATCGACTGGGTCCGGGCCCACATGCCGGTCCTGGGAGCGATTCGGGCTGAGTTTGAGCGGTCCCGGCCGTTTGCCGGCGTCAAGATCGCGGTGAGCGTGCACCTGGAGGCCAAGACCGCTTACCTGGCCGAGGTCTTGAAAGCCGGCGGCGCGGTGGTCGCGGTGACCGGCTGCAATCCCCTGTCCACCCAGGACGACGTGGCGGCGGCGCTGGTAGAGGCCGGAATCGCCGTGTTCGCCTGGCATGACCCGACACCGGAGGAATACCGGACGCATTTGATCCAGACCCTGGAGAACGGTCCCGGAATTGTAATCGACGACGGGGGCGACCTGGTGCATCTTTTGCACACCGACTTGGTCCACCTGGCTCCAGGGGTGATTGGGGGCTGCGAGGAGACGACCACGGGGGTGATCAGGCTGCGGGCCCTGGCGCGTGAGGGCCGGTTGGCCTTTCCCATGTTTGCGGTCAACGACGCCCACACCAAGTACCTGTTCGACAACCGCTACGGCACCGGGGAGTCGGTCTGGTCCGGGATCATGCGGACCACCAATCTGCTCGTGGCCGGCAAGGCGGTGGTGGTCTTCGGGTACGGCTGGTGCGGGCGGGGCATCGCCATGCGGGCCCGGGGGCTGGGGGCGAACGTGGTCGTTTGCGAAGTCGACCCGGTCCGGGCGATCGAAGCGCACATGGACGGCTACCGGGTCATGCCCAGCCTTGCGGCCGCCCGATTGGGGAACGTATTCATTTCCGCCACCGGCTGCCGGGACGTACTCCGCGCCGAACATTTCCGGGTAATGTCCGACCAGGCGCTCCTGGCCAACGCCGGGCATTTCAACGTGGAGATTTCCGGACCGGACCTGGAACGGCTGGCCGTCTCCCGGCGGGCGGTACGTCCCAACATCGAGGAGTTTCGGCTGGCGGACGGCCGGCGGTTGTACCTGCTGGCCCGTGGCCGCCTGGTGAATTTGGCGGCGGGGGACGGGCACCCGGCCGAGATCATGGACATGTCGTTCGCTGTGCAGGCGCTGACGGCTCGGTATGTTCTGGAGCACGCGGGGGGACTGGAAAAGAAACTCTACCCGGTACCCCCGGAAATCGACCGCCGGGTGGCCGGGTTGAAACTTGAATCGCTGGGCATTGAGCTTGACCGGCTGAGTCCCGAGCAGGAGGAGTATCTCACCGGATGGGAGCCGGCGTGA
- a CDS encoding class II aldolase/adducin family protein, whose product MSLAADKAKEILVRLGQKVAESGLVIGTWGNLSCRVARDNVVVITPSGLDYRRMTTRDMVIIGMDGRVVEGERKPSTELTLHLAVYRSRPDVQCVIHTHSPYAGVMAVNRMPIPAILEDAVAMIGGPVPVTQYAVSGSRRLAELAAAALGRVNAVLLANHGVVGVGRTPDEAFQVCQQVERAAQVYILARAIGTPVVLTDEETAVLLEHYAKEYGQRERGEG is encoded by the coding sequence ATGAGTTTGGCGGCCGACAAGGCCAAGGAGATACTGGTCCGCCTGGGACAGAAGGTGGCCGAATCGGGGCTGGTGATCGGCACCTGGGGCAACCTCTCCTGCCGGGTGGCCCGGGACAACGTGGTGGTGATCACCCCCAGCGGTCTGGACTATCGTCGGATGACCACCCGGGATATGGTGATCATCGGCATGGACGGGCGGGTGGTCGAAGGTGAGCGCAAACCCTCCACCGAACTCACCCTGCACCTGGCGGTCTACCGCTCCCGTCCGGACGTGCAGTGCGTCATCCATACCCATTCACCATACGCCGGAGTAATGGCGGTAAACCGGATGCCCATCCCGGCCATTCTGGAGGACGCGGTGGCGATGATCGGGGGCCCGGTGCCGGTTACCCAGTATGCCGTTTCCGGCAGCCGGCGGCTGGCGGAACTGGCGGCCGCCGCGCTCGGCCGGGTCAACGCGGTTTTGCTGGCCAACCACGGGGTGGTCGGCGTGGGCCGGACTCCGGACGAGGCGTTTCAGGTGTGCCAGCAGGTGGAGAGAGCGGCTCAGGTGTACATCCTGGCGCGGGCCATCGGTACTCCGGTGGTCCTTACCGACGAGGAAACGGCGGTCCTGCTGGAACACTACGCCAAAGAATACGGCCAGAGGGAGCGTGGCGAGGGATGA